A single Denticeps clupeoides chromosome 7, fDenClu1.1, whole genome shotgun sequence DNA region contains:
- the LOC114793419 gene encoding uncharacterized protein LOC114793419 isoform X4 has protein sequence MFDIYFFSGVIFISVINVPCLVFSFNFPTIKVQVNSPVTLPCNHTCFGELTWDAGGIGRLRTVVSCHQGKCTEGEDYKNRTKLSVEKFPRGDLSLTISSVKISDQNTYTGTCNYSAVCYLQLHVLAKGSRIAIQTGQSLSINLPSVKPVRVTFSREDSSPDDVLICSVENSVPYCSPEYRKRVSVHKNSLTLSDVALSDSGVFALKDPKTNGLISALYVSVSATVTRETHWKSFVVRIALLLLICSLIFSLARYLEKMSNKQQMENNCAFSAKQ, from the exons ATGTttgacatatattttttttcaggagTAATTTTCATCTCGGTGATCAATG TGCCCTGTTTAGTGTTTTCATTCAACTTTCCCACAATAAAAGTCCAAGTGAACAGCCCTGTCACACTGCCCTGTAACCATACATGCTTTGGTGAGCTTACCTGGGACGCTGGGGGGATCGGTAGGCTTCGGACAGTTGTCAGCTGTCATCAGGGAAAATGTACTGAGGGAGAAGATTACAAGAACAGGACCAAACTCTCAGTTGAGAAGTTTCCGAGGGGGGATCTCTCTTTGACTATCAGTTCAGTCAAGATCAGCGACCAGAACACATACACGGGCACCTGTAACTATAGTGCAGTCTGCTATTTACAACTTCATGTTTTGG CTAAAGGCAGTAGAATTGCAATCCAAACAGGTCAGTCCCTATCCATAAATCTGCCCAGTGTCAAACCAGTGCGAGTAACTTTCTCCAGAGAGGATTCCAGCCCAGATGATGTGTTGATATGCTCAGTGGAGAACAGTGTGCCCTACTGCAGTCCTGAGTACCGGAAGAGAGTGTCTGTCCACAAGAACTCTCTCACACTGTCAGACGTGGCCCTGTCTGACAGCGGAGTGTTTGCTCTGAAAGACCCCAAGACCAATGGACTCATCAGTGCCCTTtatgtctctgtctctgccaCAGTTACTC GTGAGACGCACTGGAAATCATTTGTTGTAAGGATTGCTCTGCTTCTGCTTATATGCAGTTTAATATTCAGTTTGGCACGATATCTGGAAAAAATGAGTAATAAGCAACAAATGGAGAACAATTGTGCATTTTCAGCCAAACAATAA
- the LOC114793419 gene encoding uncharacterized protein LOC114793419 isoform X2, producing MFPSITISCSVGGKECVLKESNSQRRKHLQGVIFISVINVPCLVFSFNFPTIKVQVNSPVTLPCNHTCFGELTWDAGGIGRLRTVVSCHQGKCTEGEDYKNRTKLSVEKFPRGDLSLTISSVKISDQNTYTGTCNYSAVCYLQLHVLAKGSRIAIQTGQSLSINLPSVKPVRVTFSREDSSPDDVLICSVENSVPYCSPEYRKRVSVHKNSLTLSDVALSDSGVFALKDPKTNGLISALYVSVSATVTRETHWKSFVVRIALLLLICSLIFSLARYLEKMSNKQQMENNCAFSAKQ from the exons ATGTTTCCAAGCATAACCATTTCCTGCTCTGTTGGAGGTAAGGAGTGTGTGCTAAAGGAGAGTAACAGCCAACGGAGAAAACATTTACAGG gagTAATTTTCATCTCGGTGATCAATG TGCCCTGTTTAGTGTTTTCATTCAACTTTCCCACAATAAAAGTCCAAGTGAACAGCCCTGTCACACTGCCCTGTAACCATACATGCTTTGGTGAGCTTACCTGGGACGCTGGGGGGATCGGTAGGCTTCGGACAGTTGTCAGCTGTCATCAGGGAAAATGTACTGAGGGAGAAGATTACAAGAACAGGACCAAACTCTCAGTTGAGAAGTTTCCGAGGGGGGATCTCTCTTTGACTATCAGTTCAGTCAAGATCAGCGACCAGAACACATACACGGGCACCTGTAACTATAGTGCAGTCTGCTATTTACAACTTCATGTTTTGG CTAAAGGCAGTAGAATTGCAATCCAAACAGGTCAGTCCCTATCCATAAATCTGCCCAGTGTCAAACCAGTGCGAGTAACTTTCTCCAGAGAGGATTCCAGCCCAGATGATGTGTTGATATGCTCAGTGGAGAACAGTGTGCCCTACTGCAGTCCTGAGTACCGGAAGAGAGTGTCTGTCCACAAGAACTCTCTCACACTGTCAGACGTGGCCCTGTCTGACAGCGGAGTGTTTGCTCTGAAAGACCCCAAGACCAATGGACTCATCAGTGCCCTTtatgtctctgtctctgccaCAGTTACTC GTGAGACGCACTGGAAATCATTTGTTGTAAGGATTGCTCTGCTTCTGCTTATATGCAGTTTAATATTCAGTTTGGCACGATATCTGGAAAAAATGAGTAATAAGCAACAAATGGAGAACAATTGTGCATTTTCAGCCAAACAATAA
- the LOC114793419 gene encoding uncharacterized protein LOC114793419 isoform X1: protein MESITFLNIEPFSKQHTVYFWTLMLKSMCLLLSFLLQGRMFDIYFFSGVIFISVINVPCLVFSFNFPTIKVQVNSPVTLPCNHTCFGELTWDAGGIGRLRTVVSCHQGKCTEGEDYKNRTKLSVEKFPRGDLSLTISSVKISDQNTYTGTCNYSAVCYLQLHVLAKGSRIAIQTGQSLSINLPSVKPVRVTFSREDSSPDDVLICSVENSVPYCSPEYRKRVSVHKNSLTLSDVALSDSGVFALKDPKTNGLISALYVSVSATVTRETHWKSFVVRIALLLLICSLIFSLARYLEKMSNKQQMENNCAFSAKQ, encoded by the exons ATGGAGagcataacatttttaaacatagaACCATTTTCAAAACAGCACACAGTTTACTTTTGGACTTTGATGCTCAAATCTATGTGCTTGTTATTATCTTTTTTGTTGCAGGGTAGGATGTttgacatatattttttttcaggagTAATTTTCATCTCGGTGATCAATG TGCCCTGTTTAGTGTTTTCATTCAACTTTCCCACAATAAAAGTCCAAGTGAACAGCCCTGTCACACTGCCCTGTAACCATACATGCTTTGGTGAGCTTACCTGGGACGCTGGGGGGATCGGTAGGCTTCGGACAGTTGTCAGCTGTCATCAGGGAAAATGTACTGAGGGAGAAGATTACAAGAACAGGACCAAACTCTCAGTTGAGAAGTTTCCGAGGGGGGATCTCTCTTTGACTATCAGTTCAGTCAAGATCAGCGACCAGAACACATACACGGGCACCTGTAACTATAGTGCAGTCTGCTATTTACAACTTCATGTTTTGG CTAAAGGCAGTAGAATTGCAATCCAAACAGGTCAGTCCCTATCCATAAATCTGCCCAGTGTCAAACCAGTGCGAGTAACTTTCTCCAGAGAGGATTCCAGCCCAGATGATGTGTTGATATGCTCAGTGGAGAACAGTGTGCCCTACTGCAGTCCTGAGTACCGGAAGAGAGTGTCTGTCCACAAGAACTCTCTCACACTGTCAGACGTGGCCCTGTCTGACAGCGGAGTGTTTGCTCTGAAAGACCCCAAGACCAATGGACTCATCAGTGCCCTTtatgtctctgtctctgccaCAGTTACTC GTGAGACGCACTGGAAATCATTTGTTGTAAGGATTGCTCTGCTTCTGCTTATATGCAGTTTAATATTCAGTTTGGCACGATATCTGGAAAAAATGAGTAATAAGCAACAAATGGAGAACAATTGTGCATTTTCAGCCAAACAATAA
- the LOC114793419 gene encoding uncharacterized protein LOC114793419 isoform X3 — MESITFLNIEPFSKQHTVYFWTLMLKSMCLLLSFLLQGRMFDIYFFSGVIFISVINVPCLVFSFNFPTIKVQVNSPVTLPCNHTCFGELTWDAGGIGRLRTVVSCHQGKCTEGEDYKNRTKLSVEKFPRGDLSLTISSVKISDQNTYTGTCNYSAVCYLQLHVLAKGSRIAIQTVENSVPYCSPEYRKRVSVHKNSLTLSDVALSDSGVFALKDPKTNGLISALYVSVSATVTRETHWKSFVVRIALLLLICSLIFSLARYLEKMSNKQQMENNCAFSAKQ; from the exons ATGGAGagcataacatttttaaacatagaACCATTTTCAAAACAGCACACAGTTTACTTTTGGACTTTGATGCTCAAATCTATGTGCTTGTTATTATCTTTTTTGTTGCAGGGTAGGATGTttgacatatattttttttcaggagTAATTTTCATCTCGGTGATCAATG TGCCCTGTTTAGTGTTTTCATTCAACTTTCCCACAATAAAAGTCCAAGTGAACAGCCCTGTCACACTGCCCTGTAACCATACATGCTTTGGTGAGCTTACCTGGGACGCTGGGGGGATCGGTAGGCTTCGGACAGTTGTCAGCTGTCATCAGGGAAAATGTACTGAGGGAGAAGATTACAAGAACAGGACCAAACTCTCAGTTGAGAAGTTTCCGAGGGGGGATCTCTCTTTGACTATCAGTTCAGTCAAGATCAGCGACCAGAACACATACACGGGCACCTGTAACTATAGTGCAGTCTGCTATTTACAACTTCATGTTTTGG CTAAAGGCAGTAGAATTGCAATCCAAACAG TGGAGAACAGTGTGCCCTACTGCAGTCCTGAGTACCGGAAGAGAGTGTCTGTCCACAAGAACTCTCTCACACTGTCAGACGTGGCCCTGTCTGACAGCGGAGTGTTTGCTCTGAAAGACCCCAAGACCAATGGACTCATCAGTGCCCTTtatgtctctgtctctgccaCAGTTACTC GTGAGACGCACTGGAAATCATTTGTTGTAAGGATTGCTCTGCTTCTGCTTATATGCAGTTTAATATTCAGTTTGGCACGATATCTGGAAAAAATGAGTAATAAGCAACAAATGGAGAACAATTGTGCATTTTCAGCCAAACAATAA